Proteins from a single region of Phyllopteryx taeniolatus isolate TA_2022b chromosome 10, UOR_Ptae_1.2, whole genome shotgun sequence:
- the ccdc85b gene encoding coiled-coil domain-containing protein 85B, which produces MSNEGEILTRELSKMSDEDLLACSKEELLSRLRKEESEKISALIQRGRLIKEVNKQLQGHLLEIRELKVINQRLQEENVELRDLCCFLDDDRLKVKKLAREWQHFGHHAAKVMREDLGGYLKKLAELERTQDGLVKENLDLKELCLVLEEECVSRSDSSPGGSTELALPCMVARDLGDGSSSTGSVGSPDQLHLVCSPDD; this is translated from the coding sequence ATGAGCAACGAAGGGGAGATCCTGACGCGAGAGCTGTCGAAGATGTCGGACGAGGACCTGCTGGCGTGCTCCAAGGAAGAGCTGCTGAGTCGTCTGCGCAAGGAGGAGTCGGAGAAGATCTCTGCCCTCATCCAGCGGGGGCGTCTCATCAAGGAGGTGAACAAGCAGCTCCAGGGCCACCTGCTGGAGATCCGGGAGCTCAAAGTCATCAACCAGCGCCTGCAGGAGGAGAACGTTGAGCTGCGGGACCTGTGCTGCTTCCTGGATGACGACCGGCTAAAGGTGAAGAAGCTGGCACGTGAGTGGCAGCATTTTGGCCACCACGCTGCCAAAGTCATGCGGGAGGACCTGGGCGGCTACTTGAAGAAGCTGGCCGAGCTGGAGCGCACCCAGGACGGCCTGGTCAAGGAGAACCTGGACCTCAAGGAGCTGTGCCTGGTCTTGGAGGAGGAGTGCGTCAGCCGGAGCGACTCCAGCCCCGGGGGGTCCACCGAGCTGGCCTTGCCGTGCATGGTCGCCAGGGACCTGGGGGACGGGAGCTCGAGCACGGGAAGCGTGGGGAGTCCGGACCAGCTCCACTTGGTGTGCTCGCCGGATGACTGA